In Nitrosomonas ureae, the sequence TCAGTCCGCTGAGATAGCATAGACTCTGCCATTTTTTCTAGTTCATTACGCTGAATTGAAAGCTCAAGGTAACGTGGCAATTGCAACTTAAAAGTCGTGATACCCAATCCTTTTAAAGCAACGGGCAAACCTATTGAATGAGCTGCGATCTCGTAAACTTCTTCAAGAAATCGTTGTTTGCAGACCTTCCGTCCAACGATATCCCATGCTCGCTTTACAAAAGTCGCTTTTTTATAACGTAGGATAGAAGTCGGAGTGGGAAACTTTAGTAATAACCTGCAAAACCACTCGGCACGCGTACTGTGCAGATAGCGCTCCATCTCAGGAAAATACAACGTGAGATAATGATTGAGCAAGCTATGTTGTATCCGGGTTCTGCTGAGGGAAATCTGATGATAGATATTTGATAGTTCTTGTATATCCATTGTGCTTTCAACCAATGGATCATAAAACGGGCGAACCATGCCTTGTTGCATTAGATATAAAATTAACCGTGCATCTTTGCGATCGTGTTTATCCCAGGTTTTGAATAGCATCTCTCGAGCCCGTGCCACAGACAATGAAGAAGCTAACATGCACTGAGCTCCCTGATGTTTAAACCAGAAAGCAACATTGCGGTGGTAATCGGCAGTAGGTTCAAAACCAATTGTAATTTCCGCTGGCAACGCATGGGTTGCTTTCAATGATTGTTGATAGCCCTCTAACGTGTTCGGGATTCTGATGACTTTTTAATGTCCTGAAGGCCATAAAATCAGTGCATCATGGTTTTGTTTAGCAATATCGATACCCACGAGAATAGAATCCGGATTGATATGAGTAGAGTCAGTCATATTGATGTCCTCACAGTTTGTTGATAGGTATCAAATATTCTGAGGTATAGCGCTGACTCTTTCATTACTCCGAATGTACTACGGGCGGGAATTCGCCGGATTTGATGAGATCAGCAAACAACTGGATGCGGACTTCTATTTCGCCCACCCTTACGCTTCATGAGAACGAGGGACGAACGAGAATACTAATGGACTGATTCGGCAGTACTTCCCCAAAAACAGGGACTTCACCACTATTACACAACAGGAAATGGATACAGCAATGGAAAGATTGAACAATCGACCTAGAAAACGGCTTGGATACCAAACACCTAATCAGGTATTCTTCAAATCAGGCGTTGCACTTCATATTTGAATCGGCAAAATAAAAAAGCCGCTTCAAATACAAGCAGCTCATACCATTATGGGTCAGCTTCCAATACCAATCCGACCATTGTTGAAATGGCTTGTCAGCCTATCGGGAAATCCGTCGCTACATCCACCCCGACCAGCAGCACTGCCTCACCTTGCGTATAGGTATGGAAGTTGCCGTGAACACCACCATCCGTCCAACCGCTGTTGAGTCCAAGCATGCTATCTCCGGCGTTACCTTTGACCCTCAGAGTATTCGTACTGTCTGATAAATCGGTTACATCCTGAGCAGTCAAAGCCAGCGTGTTGTCGCCAACACCATATAAAGCGATGGTCTCGATGCCGTGAATTTTATCGATCACGCTGGAGAGATCCAGATTAAAATCGCTGCCGGCCAGTCCTAGCGTATCGATACCCGAACCGCCATCAACAAACTGGAAGTCATCGCCCAATATGCGGATGTAATCGTTACCGTCGCCAGCATCGAACGAATCCGCACCGCCACGGCCGATCAAGCGATCGTTGCCAGCTTCACCCTTAAAGCTTTCCGCCACTTTGGTTCCAGTGAAATTATCGTCTCCAGGTGTACCCTGGAAGTCCGCATCACCACCGGTAAAATCGCTTCTGCCAAATATAATGTAGCTGGAGCCGGAATCGATACCGTTCGAATCAGCATTAACAGCACTGACAATCAAATCATCGAAACCATCGCCATTAACGTCCCCGGCGCTGCTGACTGGCCGACCTGATCGATCATTCGCTGCTTCACCATCCAGACGAAAACCATTGCTGCCATTAAGATCGGACAGATTCATTGTCGCATCAAATCCCGATGCCTTGCCAAATACCACATAACTGGAACCGGAATACAGACCACTCGAACTAGCGAAAAAAGCACCCACAATCACATCATCAAAACCATCTCCGTTGACATCCCCCGCACTGCTCACCGAAATACCTGATCTATCATTCCCTGTCTCCCCATCCAGACGAAATCCATTACTGCCGTCAAGATCGGACAGATTCATCGTGGCATCAAATCCGGATGCCTTGCCAAATATTACGTAGCTAGAACCGGAATTATATCCGCTCAGATCAGCTCCTGCATCACCGACAATCACATCATCAAATCCATCGCCGTTCACATCTCCTGCATCACTCATAGAACTGATTGATGCCTCATACCCACTATCCAGGCGGAAACCATTGCTGCCGTCAAGATCGGATAACTTCGTCATGGCAATGCCGGGGGCCGTGCCAAATACCACGTAGCCATAACCAGGGGCAGTAACAGTATTCTGATTATATTGATTAGTAACAATAATCACATCATCAAAGCCATCCCCGTTAACATCTCCCGCGTTGCTCACAGAGACTCCGGTAAGAAACAGATCATCCATTGTTTCAATGTTCTGGAAGAAAACACTTCTACTTTTAACAAGATCGGATAAATTCATCGTCGCATCAAAGCCGGATGCCTTGCCAAATATTACGTAATTAGAGCCACCCGTACCGGAACCATATACGCCACCATCCTGACTAACAAAAGTGCCAATAATCACATCATCAAAACCATCTCCATTCACGTCCCCCGCACTGCTCACAGAGACATTTAAATTAACAACAAAACGTAATGCATCACCATCCAGACGGAAACCATTGCTACCGTCAAGATTAGATAAATTCATTGTCGCATCAAATCCGGATGCCTTGCCAAACACAACATAACTGGAATCAGAATACTCAGACCCTGAATAATAACTATCATCTCGGGCCCGACAAACACCAATAATCACATCATCAAAACCATCCCCGTTCACGTCCCCCGCACCACTCACAGAGATATGATGAAGAAGAGTTTCATCCACTGTTTCACCATCCAGGCGAAAACCATCGCTGCCGTTAAGGTTGGATAAATCCAACGTGGCATCAAAGCCGGATGCCTTGCCAAATACCACGTAACTGGAACCCAATATGGAACTGTTCGGATCAGCACGAAGAGTGCCAATAATTACATCATCAAAGCCATCGCCATTAACATCTCCTGCATTGCTCACAGAGATGTCTTGAAATATATGCACGTCCACAGTTTCACCATCCAGGCGGAAACCATTGCTACCATCAAGATTGGATAAATTAATACTTGCTGTTGTCATTATTTTTACCTCTGGAATAAAAAGAGATTTGGCGGTAAACTATCATTGGT encodes:
- a CDS encoding IS110 family transposase, with amino-acid sequence MRIPNTLEGYQQSLKATHALPAEITIGFEPTADYHRNVAFWFKHQGAQCMLASSLSVARAREMLFKTWDKHDRKDARLILYLMQQGMVRPFYDPLVESTMDIQELSNIYHQISLSRTRIQHSLLNHYLTLYFPEMERYLHSTRAEWFCRLLLKFPTPTSILRYKKATFVKRAWDIVGRKVCKQRFLEEVYEIAAHSIGLPVALKGLGITTFKLQLPRYLELSIQRNELEKMAESMLSQRTDYQRLRTLPGVGPIISLIKLLC
- a CDS encoding integrin alpha, translated to MTTASINLSNLDGSNGFRLDGETVDVHIFQDISVSNAGDVNGDGFDDVIIGTLRADPNSSILGSSYVVFGKASGFDATLDLSNLNGSDGFRLDGETVDETLLHHISVSGAGDVNGDGFDDVIIGVCRARDDSYYSGSEYSDSSYVVFGKASGFDATMNLSNLDGSNGFRLDGDALRFVVNLNVSVSSAGDVNGDGFDDVIIGTFVSQDGGVYGSGTGGSNYVIFGKASGFDATMNLSDLVKSRSVFFQNIETMDDLFLTGVSVSNAGDVNGDGFDDVIIVTNQYNQNTVTAPGYGYVVFGTAPGIAMTKLSDLDGSNGFRLDSGYEASISSMSDAGDVNGDGFDDVIVGDAGADLSGYNSGSSYVIFGKASGFDATMNLSDLDGSNGFRLDGETGNDRSGISVSSAGDVNGDGFDDVIVGAFFASSSGLYSGSSYVVFGKASGFDATMNLSDLNGSNGFRLDGEAANDRSGRPVSSAGDVNGDGFDDLIVSAVNADSNGIDSGSSYIIFGRSDFTGGDADFQGTPGDDNFTGTKVAESFKGEAGNDRLIGRGGADSFDAGDGNDYIRILGDDFQFVDGGSGIDTLGLAGSDFNLDLSSVIDKIHGIETIALYGVGDNTLALTAQDVTDLSDSTNTLRVKGNAGDSMLGLNSGWTDGGVHGNFHTYTQGEAVLLVGVDVATDFPIG